A DNA window from Macadamia integrifolia cultivar HAES 741 chromosome 4, SCU_Mint_v3, whole genome shotgun sequence contains the following coding sequences:
- the LOC122076112 gene encoding uncharacterized protein LOC122076112, with amino-acid sequence MMFISNTHFDLVSRGSANEFLFRKMVPYVSVLWFYVSSFMFYLISLVNRYVFRFHGEGFHQDDPCGRFHGEDDFQKDESNCSTPQPETIKFEDSDSDEHGEKDIPKFCFKFQYQTSQETKVGDEESDFSVPTEEKAPTVSNSSKYQFSSGKDFCGFMEEPEVLSFTVNELYASSNYGSFSNKEIIEGGFLSEKDLRQLNSKEESIQEETEKNYSADSHCKAGETEPETLSQEQLSGKEDLVGSDINFQTQEDAHTEIEFLIEKDLFSLDSYPESVGSSDEFSLENLSLDPKDGFLSDKDFEKPSQTEILLDFDEEIESFEETLLKNSNMVSTETMDISDRSSSSVNPDIDESEVFHSENGQNSRMVDTIEFGTESDREEDDEEEATDEDFSGGEENETMDISGKIEEPNMQNMEEDSSMAEPEDENELETQWEHQDLIEQLKIELKKVRAAGLPTILEESESPRVMEDLKPWKIDEKFMHEDRINELHKFYKSYRERMRKFDILNYQKMYAISFLQLKDPLQSISNRKSSIPALTSVLSNNFRLGKSQTAKVDPTVQFVGEVQSDLEMVYVGHMCLSWEILHWQFGKSQELQESDTYGFHRYNQVASEFQQFQVLIERFLENEAFQGPRVQNYVRKRCELRNLLQVPAIKEDSSKDKKKSKLGDNDAIKIGKLTDIIEESMRIFWEFVRADDKHEATVILKGFWRTQVELQDPSDLKLLTKIRSNVQKKEKKLKEILRSGNCIVKRFQKRPEDRSELILFFSQVDMKLITRVLNMSKIKSEQLIWCDKKLEKIDFVDRKIRREPSFLLFPCT; translated from the exons ATGATGTTTATTTCTAATACCCACTTCGATTTGGTGAGCAGAGGATCTGCTAATGAGTTTCTATTCAGGAAGATGGTGCCTTATGTTTCTGTTCTCTGGTTTTATGTGAGTAGCTTCATGTTTTATCTGATCAGTCTCGTTAACAGATATGTATTCAG ATTTCATGGAGAAGGTTTTCATCAGGACGATCCTTGTGGCAGATTTCATGGAGAAGATGATTTTCAGAAGGATGAATCGAATTGCTCTACGCCCCAGCCTGAGACTATCAAATTTGAGGATTCGGATTCCGATGAACATGGAGAGAAAGATATTCCAAAGTtctgtttcaagtttcaatatCAGACTTCACAAGAAACCAAAGTAGGGGATGAAGAATCCGATTTCTCTGTGCCCACAGAAGAAAAGGCCCCCACGGTTAGCAATAGTAGTAAGTACCAGTTCTCGTCTGGGAAGGACTTCTGCGGATTCATGGAAGAACCAGAGGTTTTGAGCTTTACTGTCAACGAATTATATGCGAGTTCGAATTATGGTTCTTTCAGCAACAAAGAGATTATTGAAGGAGGGTTCTTGTCTGAGAAAGATCTTCGGCAGCTTAATTCAAAAGAGGAATCTATTcaagaagaaacagagaagaacTATTCTGCTGATTCTCACTGTAAAGCAGGGGAAACAGAGCCTGAGACTCTCAGTCAAGAACAGCTTTCTGGCAAGGAAGACTTAGTAGGTTCTGACATTAATTTTCAGACTCAGGAAGATGCCCATACAGAAATTGAGTTCCTGATCGAGAAAGACCTATTTTCTTTAGATTCGTACCCAGAATCAGTTGGTTCAAGTGATGAATTCTCTCTTGAGAATCTTTCGCTCGATCCGAAAGATGGGTTTTTGTCAGATAAAGATTTCGAGAAGCCATCTCAAACTGAAATTTTACTGGACTTTGATGAAGAAATCGAAAGTTTCGAAGAAACCCTTTTGAAGAATTCAAATATGGTGAGCACAGAAACCATGGATATCAGCGACCGGTCTTCTTCCTCTGTTAACCCTGACATAGACGAATCAGAAGTTTTCCATAGTGAAAATGGACAAAATTCAAGAATGGTGGACACCATTGAATTTGGGACTGAGAGTGACAGAGAGGAAGACGACGAAGAAGAAGCCACAGACGAAGACTTTAGTGGTGGTGAAGAGAATGAAACTATGGATATTTCAGGAAAAATTGAAGAACCCAATATGCAGAATATGGAGGAGGATTCATCAATGGCAGAACCTGAAGACGAAAACGAATTGGAAACACAATGGGAACATCAAGATTTGATAGAACAGCTGAAGATAGAACTGAAGAAGGTGAGAGCTGCAGGGCTTCCCACCATATTAGAAGAATCAGAATCTCCTAGGGTTATGGAAGAtctgaaaccatggaagatcGATGAGAAGTTCATGCACGAAGATCGAATTAACGAACTGCACAAGTTCTACAAAAGTTACAGAGAGAGAATGCGCAAATTCGACATCTTGAATTACCAGAAGATGTACGCAATCA GTTTCCTCCAGTTGAAGGACCCACTGCAGTCAATTTCCAACAGAAAATCTTCAATTCCGGCACTCACAAGCGTCTTATCCAACAACTTTAGGCTGGGCAAATCTCAAACAGCTAAAGTGGACCCAACTGTACAGTTCGTAGGAGAGGTGCAGAGTGATTTAGAAATGGTGTATGTAGGACATATGTGCCTTTCTTGGGAAATCCTTCATTGGCAATTCGGTAAGTCCCAAGAGTTGCAGGAATCTGACACTTATGGCTTTCATAGATACAATCAAGTCGCCAGTGAATTCCAACAATTTCAAGTTCTCATTGAAAGATTCTTGGAgaatgaagcctttcaaggaCCCAGAGTCCAAAACTATGTTCGGAAACGATGTGAGCTTCGTAATCTTCTTCAAGTTCCAGCCATAAAAG AGGATTCTTCCAAGGAcaaaaagaaatccaaattAGGAGACAATGATGCAATAAAAATAGGAAAGCTAACTGATATCATTGAGGAGTCAATGAGGATATTCTGGGAGTTCGTTCGAGCTGATGATAAGCATGAAGCTACTGTGATTTTAAAGGGTTTTTGGAGAACTCAGGTTGAACTTCAGGACCCTTCAGATTTGAAGCTTCTGACAAAAATCAGATCAAATGTTCAAAAG aaggagaagaagctcaAAGAGATTTTGAGAAGTGGGAACTGCATAGTAAAGAGATTCCAGAAGAGGCCAGAAGACAGATCAGAGTTGATATTGTTCTTCTCTCAGGTTGACATGAAGTTGATAACTAGGGTTCTCAAcatgtcaaaaataaaaagtgaacaATTGATTTGGTGTGataagaaattagaaaagaTAGATTTTGTAGATAGGAAGATTCGAAGAGAACCCTCATTTTTGCTATTCCCATGTACTTAG